In Geminocystis sp. NIES-3709, a single genomic region encodes these proteins:
- a CDS encoding TonB family protein: protein MVTTTSSKTLLLQANANKVLKEINWPLLTSIALHGIFFTVIFPQWQDTNSSNANNNLGNTPVVELNTIEQTRLPNLTPPTASFNWDSLNTLPSADTSLPPIPLSAFDIPAPPTTGDFPMPTFDSSVLMNLPAPPSLPSPQNLPPVNYSDNFYLPTPSISTPTELPPPPPLNQNAIATLPPSNHFNTPQNGNIIDITADPTEERQITPEEAQMREKIFANSDIELTVNPRDVINGRVNYSPQIRGENDEPLAFQPNNILISKLQKQSQNTSDEEARKNYVAWAKEVQSVTPQQVTLTGIYPKDACVGKLEGNATYGVTVNSAGNAINTQLIKSSGYPLFNDQALRQIRSHSFANETGVNKPFHVYVNFNYNSEICPSLSISNVENTPPVNTPETSNTPSNINTPNLSKPSPTPSNINTPNLSKPSSPPSIPKEKTQSSTTIVTPVQPPSPSVTQPPVPISPKPIEIKPLVENPSESSQQTLEIETSPSKPIIKPTETNQTSEQDNSSELQ, encoded by the coding sequence ATGGTGACAACTACGAGTTCTAAAACATTGTTATTACAAGCTAATGCGAATAAAGTGCTTAAAGAAATCAATTGGCCTTTGTTAACCTCGATCGCATTACATGGTATATTCTTTACAGTGATTTTTCCTCAATGGCAAGATACTAATAGTTCCAATGCCAATAACAATTTAGGAAACACTCCAGTCGTTGAATTAAATACGATCGAACAAACTCGTTTGCCCAATTTAACCCCTCCTACTGCTTCTTTTAATTGGGATAGTTTAAATACCCTTCCATCCGCAGATACTTCTTTACCACCGATACCTTTATCTGCTTTTGATATACCCGCCCCTCCTACTACTGGAGATTTTCCCATGCCTACTTTTGATAGTAGTGTTTTGATGAATTTACCAGCACCTCCTTCTCTACCGTCACCACAAAATCTTCCCCCCGTCAATTATTCTGATAATTTTTATCTGCCGACGCCCTCTATTTCCACCCCTACGGAATTACCTCCACCTCCACCTCTTAATCAAAATGCGATCGCTACGTTACCTCCTAGTAACCACTTCAATACTCCACAAAATGGTAATATAATAGATATTACGGCTGATCCTACGGAAGAAAGACAAATTACCCCGGAAGAAGCGCAAATGAGAGAAAAAATATTTGCCAATTCAGACATAGAACTCACCGTTAACCCGAGAGATGTCATTAATGGTAGAGTGAATTATAGTCCACAAATACGAGGGGAAAATGACGAACCTCTAGCCTTTCAACCGAATAATATTCTAATATCAAAACTACAAAAACAAAGTCAAAATACTAGCGATGAAGAAGCTCGAAAAAATTATGTAGCTTGGGCAAAAGAGGTTCAAAGTGTTACTCCTCAACAAGTAACCTTAACTGGTATCTATCCAAAAGACGCTTGTGTCGGTAAATTAGAAGGTAATGCTACCTATGGAGTTACGGTTAATTCTGCTGGAAATGCAATTAATACTCAATTGATAAAAAGTTCTGGCTATCCCTTGTTTAATGATCAAGCTTTAAGACAAATTAGAAGTCATAGTTTTGCCAACGAAACAGGAGTCAATAAACCCTTTCATGTTTATGTGAATTTTAATTATAATTCAGAAATTTGTCCTTCTCTTTCTATTTCTAATGTGGAAAATACACCGCCAGTAAACACACCAGAGACTTCTAATACTCCCAGCAATATTAATACACCTAATTTATCTAAACCGTCTCCCACTCCCAGTAATATCAATACACCTAATTTATCTAAACCGTCTTCTCCCCCATCAATTCCCAAAGAAAAAACCCAATCTTCTACCACAATTGTAACTCCTGTTCAACCTCCATCTCCTTCCGTTACACAACCCCCTGTGCCAATATCT
- a CDS encoding IS701 family transposase, which yields MKEITSSSMPPCFNRWCEKIDPVLKTKAQKREFRNYLGGLLGDSQRKNITQIAHNNLDITYHKLHHFLTESTWNYDEVNDKRLEIIASCRQTKISRCFSLIIDDSGHRKSGNFTDCVGRQYIGEIGKTDNGNVIVTTHIYDGVRSFPLDVELYEKAENFPEGKDAPQFQKKPDIAFNLIEKCLNRNYCPQIILMDGGYGNNTNLLGKLEKKNLKYIGIIAKNRLVKLVKQDFIESEKTIAEIAKSLPQDSFEKIRIGKNREKTLWVATINIELSALSGIKTVAIVMNADTFENSTDIDYLMTNEIGEKVCGNWIVETYTQRNWIEVFYREIKGWLGLSQYQVRNKRSLMRHFILVFCAYTFIQWHRLTGGLRRQWGNKPLNTFAEALEAFRNAVSFRFFQWLKDNVEVFSLYKASLGFIWA from the coding sequence ATGAAAGAAATTACTTCTTCATCAATGCCCCCATGTTTCAATCGCTGGTGTGAAAAAATAGACCCAGTCTTAAAAACAAAGGCACAAAAACGAGAGTTTAGAAATTATTTGGGCGGTTTATTAGGAGATTCTCAAAGAAAAAATATAACTCAAATTGCCCATAATAATCTTGATATTACTTATCATAAATTACACCATTTCTTAACAGAGTCCACTTGGAATTATGATGAGGTAAATGATAAAAGATTAGAAATTATTGCATCCTGTCGTCAAACAAAAATTAGTCGATGTTTCTCCTTAATTATAGACGATTCAGGTCATCGTAAAAGTGGAAACTTTACTGACTGTGTGGGAAGACAATATATTGGTGAAATTGGCAAAACTGATAATGGTAATGTTATAGTCACTACTCACATTTATGATGGTGTGAGAAGTTTTCCTTTAGACGTTGAATTATATGAAAAAGCCGAAAATTTCCCTGAAGGAAAAGACGCTCCACAATTTCAGAAAAAACCAGACATTGCCTTTAATTTAATTGAAAAATGTTTAAATCGAAATTATTGTCCCCAAATAATTTTAATGGATGGTGGTTATGGAAACAATACTAATTTATTAGGCAAACTAGAAAAAAAGAATTTAAAATATATAGGAATTATTGCTAAAAATAGATTAGTAAAATTGGTAAAACAAGATTTTATCGAGTCTGAAAAAACCATAGCTGAAATAGCAAAATCATTACCCCAAGATAGTTTTGAAAAAATAAGAATAGGAAAAAATCGAGAAAAAACTCTTTGGGTAGCAACGATAAATATTGAATTATCAGCTTTGTCGGGAATAAAAACTGTAGCTATCGTCATGAATGCAGATACTTTTGAAAATTCCACAGATATTGATTATTTAATGACTAATGAAATAGGAGAAAAAGTGTGTGGAAATTGGATAGTAGAAACTTATACACAAAGAAATTGGATAGAAGTATTTTACCGTGAAATCAAGGGATGGTTAGGGTTATCACAATACCAAGTGAGAAATAAAAGAAGTTTAATGAGACATTTTATCTTGGTATTTTGTGCCTACACTTTTATTCAATGGCATCGTTTGACAGGAGGTTTAAGAAGACAATGGGGGAATAAACCGTTAAATACTTTTGCTGAGGCATTGGAAGCGTTTCGTAATGCTGTGTCTTTTCGCTTTTTTCAATGGTTAAAAGACAATGTGGAAGTATTTAGTTTATATAAAGCTAGTTTAGGGTTTATTTGGGCATAA
- a CDS encoding L-threonylcarbamoyladenylate synthase has protein sequence MATFYELNPDNPQQRDIEQITQALKNGAIMLYPTDTVYAIGCDMNVKSAVEKVRALKRLSNDKPLTFLCSSLSKISEYAIVSDEAYRIMKRLIPGPYTFLLPTTKLVPKLVMSPKRKTTGIRVPDQNVCQALLQSLDNPIISTSAHIIDEDGDFPSFNWEKARLFDEFEKQVDIIIDDYTDPGVEVSTIVDFSTDKPSIVRQGLGWEKLDNWFNFT, from the coding sequence ATGGCTACATTCTACGAATTAAATCCAGATAATCCACAGCAACGAGATATTGAACAAATTACACAGGCTTTAAAAAATGGAGCAATTATGCTTTATCCCACCGATACAGTTTATGCTATTGGTTGTGATATGAATGTTAAATCAGCCGTGGAAAAAGTCAGGGCGCTTAAACGTCTTTCTAATGATAAACCTTTGACTTTTCTTTGTTCTTCTTTATCTAAAATATCAGAATATGCGATCGTCAGTGATGAAGCCTATCGTATTATGAAAAGACTTATTCCCGGCCCCTATACATTCCTATTGCCCACCACAAAATTAGTGCCAAAATTAGTAATGTCACCTAAAAGAAAGACGACAGGAATAAGAGTTCCAGATCAAAATGTGTGTCAAGCATTATTACAATCCTTGGATAATCCTATTATTTCCACTTCTGCCCATATTATTGATGAAGATGGTGATTTTCCTTCTTTTAACTGGGAAAAAGCACGATTATTTGATGAGTTTGAAAAACAAGTAGATATTATTATTGATGATTATACAGATCCGGGGGTTGAAGTTTCTACTATTGTTGATTTTTCCACAGATAAACCTTCTATTGTACGTCAGGGATTGGGATGGGAAAAATTAGATAATTGGTTCAATTTCACTTAA
- the cobU gene encoding bifunctional adenosylcobinamide kinase/adenosylcobinamide-phosphate guanylyltransferase: MNNAFEIILITGGANSGKSKWGEYLALRSQKPVVYIATAQKDESDEEWTQKILEHQQRRPKNWHTLEIPLFLADSIEQIKEDNCILIDSLGTWVANWLEKDELTWQKEVTKLRSSLANNSHHIILIAEETGLGVVPAYSSGRLFRSRLGKLSQLVGGLANNVYLTIGGYGIDVSKIGLKLSEIEPII, encoded by the coding sequence ATGAATAATGCTTTTGAGATTATTTTAATTACTGGCGGTGCAAATTCTGGTAAAAGTAAATGGGGTGAATATCTAGCACTTCGGAGTCAAAAACCGGTAGTTTATATAGCAACTGCTCAAAAAGACGAAAGTGATGAAGAATGGACACAAAAAATTTTAGAACATCAGCAAAGAAGACCGAAAAACTGGCATACTTTAGAAATACCACTATTTTTAGCAGATTCGATCGAGCAAATTAAAGAAGATAACTGTATTTTAATCGATTCTTTAGGCACATGGGTAGCTAACTGGTTGGAAAAAGACGAGTTAACATGGCAAAAAGAAGTTACAAAATTACGATCGAGTTTAGCAAATAATTCTCACCATATTATCTTAATAGCGGAAGAAACTGGCTTGGGAGTAGTTCCAGCATACTCATCAGGGAGACTATTTCGTAGCCGTTTAGGAAAACTTAGTCAGTTAGTAGGAGGATTAGCCAATAATGTTTATTTAACCATTGGTGGTTATGGGATAGATGTTAGTAAAATAGGTTTAAAATTAAGTGAAATTGAACCAATTATCTAA
- a CDS encoding DUF2288 domain-containing protein, whose amino-acid sequence MSDLKAQLKEQLAQMDWKDLIPHAQRDALIIVDRGLDLIEVGCAIAEDKTELVQRWISEQLIQKPSTQQLSLWNGDETQKFNTIIVQPFVLISTPS is encoded by the coding sequence ATGTCAGATTTAAAAGCCCAATTAAAAGAACAATTAGCACAGATGGATTGGAAAGATTTAATCCCTCATGCTCAAAGAGATGCTTTAATTATTGTCGATCGAGGTTTAGACTTAATTGAGGTAGGATGCGCTATCGCAGAAGATAAAACAGAATTGGTACAACGTTGGATTAGTGAGCAATTGATTCAAAAACCCTCTACTCAACAATTGAGTTTATGGAATGGAGATGAAACTCAAAAATTTAATACTATTATTGTCCAACCTTTCGTGTTAATTTCCACTCCTTCATAA
- the petJ gene encoding cytochrome c6 PetJ, whose protein sequence is MKKILSVVVLLITIFSLTFANPALAGDAGKGAAIFSANCASCHMGGKNVVNPVKTLQKADLEKYSMYDIESIKNQVTNGKGAMPAFGTRLKPEQIEDVATYVLSQADKGW, encoded by the coding sequence ATGAAAAAAATTCTTAGTGTAGTAGTTTTATTAATCACTATTTTTAGCTTAACCTTTGCTAATCCTGCTTTGGCTGGTGATGCAGGAAAAGGGGCAGCTATATTTTCCGCTAATTGTGCATCCTGTCACATGGGAGGAAAAAATGTAGTTAATCCAGTGAAAACTTTACAGAAAGCTGATTTAGAAAAATACTCGATGTATGACATAGAAAGTATTAAAAATCAAGTAACTAATGGTAAAGGTGCTATGCCCGCTTTTGGTACACGTTTAAAGCCTGAACAAATCGAAGATGTAGCCACTTATGTTCTTTCTCAAGCTGATAAAGGTTGGTAA
- a CDS encoding DUF3536 domain-containing protein → MTINIASADNLHQSLDSEISPLSQAKGIYVTVHGHFYQPPRENPYLNIIERQPSAHPFHDWNERIFYECYRNNAFARIFNNDGDIVGIVNNYEYMSFNMGATLMSWLEKYDREVYQKIIEADRASCQRLNGHGNAIAQVYNHIILPLANERDKYTQVKWGKADFYNRFGRQPEGMWLAETAVDYPTLEVLIAEGIKFIILAPTQAERCREIGDSEEWLEVGGGQIDPTRPYRCYVNDKDKDYIDIFFYDGPISGDMGFGDVLLSSHHFYSRLSLAVRGDNRQSQIISVATDGETFGHHKKDTEKCLAYAFTKEFPQKGWTVTNYAHYLGIVTPTWEVELKPVTAWSCYHGVERWKDDCGCGGGGEYHQKWRKPLRETLNWLRDELTKVYEDVGYNYFKNPWLARDEYIDVILDRNPNSVEKFLHRHTSHQLSPSEQIDALRLLEMQRHSLLMFTSCGWFFEEISRPEGTQILRYASHALELAGEVAGVQLEKEFIDRLSNAPSNVKEYLNGEGVYRQAVLPSQVNLEQVTAHYALSSLYNEYQDEQSIYCYSTQKLDYQKQQIGSLTLAVGQVRLTSQITWESGHFIFAVLHLGGWDFHCCIQPFSSRLAYTQMKEELFAILKQASVVELILTMSRLFGNKSFDLQHLFAEERLAIMEKLTVTTKKRLDQLYTQVYRDNYSILLAFQRDEVPIPQELQVAAEVAISYRCIKVIEAINNTTPDLDNLEPYLLDLEAIANEADSLRCKLEIPKGKKTLEKLISSCVQQILSETSLDSLETHIQLIDKLIKIGKQLKLNLWLDKVQEIYYQFLHQKLLVNNDNLTEKNHLRLWMKLAEYLDIFFPV, encoded by the coding sequence ATGACAATCAATATAGCCTCCGCCGATAATCTTCATCAATCATTAGATAGTGAGATTTCTCCCTTATCTCAAGCTAAAGGTATTTATGTCACGGTGCATGGACATTTTTATCAACCTCCTAGAGAAAACCCCTATCTCAATATTATCGAAAGGCAACCAAGCGCCCATCCTTTTCATGATTGGAATGAGCGAATTTTTTATGAATGTTACCGTAATAATGCCTTTGCTCGTATTTTCAACAATGATGGTGATATTGTCGGTATTGTCAATAACTATGAATATATGAGTTTTAATATGGGGGCTACCCTCATGTCATGGTTAGAAAAATACGATCGAGAAGTATATCAAAAAATTATAGAAGCGGATAGAGCTAGTTGTCAAAGGTTAAATGGTCATGGAAATGCGATCGCTCAAGTATATAATCATATTATCTTGCCCCTTGCCAACGAAAGAGATAAATATACTCAAGTAAAATGGGGAAAAGCAGACTTTTATAATCGTTTTGGCAGACAACCAGAAGGAATGTGGTTAGCAGAAACTGCCGTGGATTATCCCACCTTAGAGGTTTTGATTGCAGAGGGTATTAAATTTATTATTCTTGCACCTACCCAAGCCGAAAGATGTCGAGAAATAGGAGACTCAGAAGAATGGTTAGAGGTAGGAGGAGGACAAATTGATCCAACCCGTCCTTATCGGTGTTATGTTAATGATAAGGATAAGGATTATATTGATATTTTCTTCTATGATGGGCCTATATCTGGAGATATGGGTTTTGGTGATGTCTTGTTAAGCAGTCATCATTTTTATTCCCGTTTAAGCCTTGCGGTAAGAGGAGATAATCGTCAATCTCAAATTATATCCGTTGCTACTGATGGTGAGACTTTTGGACATCATAAAAAAGATACAGAAAAATGTCTAGCTTATGCTTTTACTAAAGAATTTCCCCAAAAAGGTTGGACTGTCACCAATTATGCTCATTATCTTGGGATAGTTACCCCGACTTGGGAAGTTGAATTAAAACCCGTTACCGCTTGGAGTTGTTATCACGGTGTCGAAAGATGGAAAGATGACTGCGGATGTGGAGGAGGAGGTGAATATCATCAAAAATGGCGTAAACCTCTGCGAGAAACTTTAAACTGGTTACGAGATGAGTTAACTAAAGTTTATGAGGATGTTGGTTATAACTATTTTAAAAATCCTTGGTTAGCTAGGGATGAATATATAGATGTTATTTTAGATCGTAATCCTAATAGTGTAGAAAAATTTTTACACCGTCACACCAGTCATCAACTATCCCCTAGTGAACAAATTGACGCTTTACGATTGTTAGAAATGCAACGACACTCTTTATTAATGTTTACTAGTTGCGGATGGTTTTTTGAAGAAATATCACGCCCCGAAGGTACACAGATATTACGCTATGCTTCCCACGCTTTAGAGTTAGCTGGAGAGGTAGCAGGAGTACAACTAGAAAAGGAATTTATCGATCGATTATCTAATGCACCAAGTAATGTTAAAGAATATCTTAATGGTGAAGGAGTTTATCGTCAAGCAGTGTTACCTTCTCAAGTAAATTTAGAACAAGTTACTGCTCATTATGCTCTTAGTTCCTTATATAATGAATATCAAGATGAGCAAAGTATCTACTGTTACTCTACCCAAAAATTAGACTATCAAAAACAACAGATTGGCTCTTTGACGTTGGCTGTAGGACAAGTGCGTTTAACTTCACAAATTACTTGGGAAAGTGGTCATTTCATCTTTGCGGTTTTACACTTAGGAGGATGGGATTTTCATTGCTGTATTCAACCCTTTTCTAGTCGTTTGGCTTATACCCAGATGAAAGAGGAGTTATTTGCTATCCTCAAACAAGCTAGTGTGGTGGAATTAATTTTAACAATGAGTCGTCTATTCGGTAATAAATCCTTTGACTTACAACATCTTTTTGCGGAAGAAAGACTAGCTATCATGGAAAAATTGACGGTAACAACAAAAAAACGTCTTGATCAGCTTTATACTCAAGTATATCGAGATAATTATAGTATTTTACTGGCTTTTCAACGAGATGAAGTCCCTATTCCCCAAGAGTTGCAGGTAGCAGCGGAAGTTGCCATTTCTTATCGTTGTATCAAAGTGATTGAGGCTATTAATAATACTACCCCTGACTTAGATAATTTAGAACCTTATCTTCTCGATTTAGAAGCGATCGCAAATGAAGCTGATAGTTTAAGATGTAAATTAGAGATACCAAAAGGTAAAAAAACCCTTGAGAAATTAATATCATCTTGTGTGCAACAAATTTTATCAGAAACTTCATTAGATTCCCTAGAAACTCATATTCAACTGATAGATAAATTAATTAAAATAGGTAAGCAATTAAAATTGAATCTTTGGTTAGATAAAGTTCAAGAAATTTATTATCAATTTTTACATCAAAAACTATTAGTAAATAATGATAACTTGACAGAAAAAAATCACCTACGTTTATGGATGAAATTAGCGGAATATTTAGATATTTTTTTCCCAGTTTAA
- the rsmH gene encoding 16S rRNA (cytosine(1402)-N(4))-methyltransferase RsmH — MSEKETKFIHESVFPQEIIDSLNIVKSGHYLDATLGGGGHTHLILSHNDTVKVTSIDRDIQAINFAQEKLKDYGERIIFWRGNFADYQPINIKFDGIIADLGVSSPQLDQGERGFSFRHDGDLDMRMDTSQSLMAKDIVNRWQEKQLADLIYLYGEERLSRRIAKTIVEKRPFSTTLELANVIASCVPGKYCHGKIHPATRTFQALRIKVNEELTSLEKFLQVAPNWLKPEGRIAVISFHSLEDRIVKNQFRDHPLLKIITKKPIIPSIEEQRANGRSRSAKLRVAYRE; from the coding sequence ATGTCAGAAAAAGAAACAAAATTTATTCATGAATCAGTTTTTCCTCAAGAAATTATCGACTCTCTAAATATAGTGAAAAGTGGACATTATTTAGATGCAACTTTAGGCGGTGGAGGACATACCCATCTAATTTTATCCCATAATGATACAGTAAAAGTAACTTCGATCGATCGAGATATTCAAGCGATAAATTTTGCTCAAGAAAAGTTAAAAGACTATGGAGAAAGAATTATTTTTTGGCGAGGAAATTTTGCAGACTATCAGCCTATAAATATAAAGTTTGATGGTATTATAGCGGATTTGGGAGTAAGTTCCCCCCAATTAGATCAAGGAGAAAGGGGTTTCAGTTTTCGTCATGATGGAGATTTAGATATGCGGATGGATACCAGTCAATCTCTTATGGCAAAAGACATTGTTAACCGTTGGCAGGAAAAACAATTAGCTGATTTAATTTATCTTTATGGAGAGGAAAGGTTATCTCGTCGTATTGCTAAAACTATTGTGGAAAAACGTCCTTTTTCAACGACTCTTGAGTTAGCTAATGTTATTGCTTCTTGTGTACCGGGGAAGTATTGTCATGGCAAAATACATCCTGCAACTCGTACTTTTCAAGCATTAAGAATTAAAGTAAATGAAGAATTAACCTCTTTAGAGAAATTTCTGCAAGTGGCACCAAATTGGCTTAAACCAGAAGGTAGAATTGCTGTCATTAGTTTTCATAGTTTAGAAGATCGTATCGTCAAAAATCAATTTCGAGATCATCCTCTTCTCAAAATTATCACTAAAAAACCAATTATTCCTAGTATAGAAGAACAAAGGGCAAATGGGAGATCTCGATCGGCTAAATTAAGAGTTGCCTACCGTGAATAG
- a CDS encoding DASH family cryptochrome, with translation MTRVLVWFRNDLRIHDQAILTEALAHNPDIIIPVYCFDDRHFQTTSFGFPKTGQFRAKFLMEAVTDLRNSLQKIGSNLIIRKGLPEKIISDIAVNYQVDLVCFSEEATAEEIKVEKRLKKKLNKANIKIKSVWQSTLYHPSELPYKITNIPDLFTNFRKQVEKESKVYSCLQMPQKLSPIPDIKIGNIPHLQELGLKDYQSNAKSVLNFIGGETEGIKRLNHYFWQKDCLKDYKKTRNGMLGSDYSSKFSPWLALGCLSPRYIYQQVTKYERERIKNDSTYWLIFELLWRDFFRFIAIKYGNQIFYQSGLQNISLPWQENWSIFETWCEGQTGYPLIDANMRELKSTGFMSNRGRQNVASFLTKNLGINWQMGAEWFESLLIDYDVCSNWGNWNYTAGIGNDARGFRYFNIPKQSKDYDYQGDYLRHWLPEISVIRGEKIHEPWKLSSQEQKQFNIQLGVNYPRPMVDFFKSIKHNEQIYLSHS, from the coding sequence ATGACAAGAGTTTTAGTCTGGTTTCGTAATGATTTAAGGATTCATGATCAAGCAATTTTAACTGAAGCCCTTGCCCATAATCCTGATATAATTATCCCAGTTTATTGTTTTGACGATCGACATTTTCAAACCACAAGTTTTGGTTTTCCAAAAACAGGACAATTTAGAGCAAAGTTTTTAATGGAAGCTGTTACGGATTTAAGAAATTCTTTACAAAAAATAGGTAGTAACTTAATCATCAGAAAAGGTTTACCTGAAAAAATTATCTCAGACATTGCGGTTAATTATCAAGTTGATTTAGTCTGTTTTTCTGAAGAAGCAACCGCCGAAGAAATTAAAGTAGAAAAAAGGTTAAAGAAAAAATTAAACAAAGCAAATATCAAAATAAAATCTGTTTGGCAATCAACTCTATATCATCCATCAGAATTACCTTACAAAATAACAAATATTCCCGATTTATTTACGAACTTTAGAAAACAAGTTGAAAAGGAAAGTAAAGTTTACTCCTGTTTACAAATGCCTCAAAAATTATCACCTATTCCTGATATAAAAATTGGCAATATTCCCCATTTACAAGAGTTAGGTTTAAAAGATTATCAATCTAATGCTAAATCCGTGTTAAATTTTATAGGTGGAGAAACAGAAGGTATTAAAAGATTAAATCATTATTTTTGGCAAAAAGACTGTTTAAAAGATTATAAAAAAACTCGTAACGGAATGTTAGGAAGTGACTATTCTTCTAAATTTTCTCCTTGGTTAGCATTAGGTTGTCTTTCCCCTCGTTATATCTATCAACAAGTAACAAAATATGAGAGAGAAAGGATTAAAAATGACTCTACTTATTGGCTAATTTTTGAATTATTATGGCGAGATTTTTTCCGTTTCATCGCTATTAAATATGGTAATCAAATTTTTTATCAATCTGGTTTACAAAATATCTCCCTCCCTTGGCAAGAAAATTGGTCAATATTTGAAACATGGTGCGAGGGACAAACAGGCTATCCATTGATTGATGCTAACATGAGAGAATTAAAATCAACGGGCTTCATGTCAAATAGAGGAAGGCAAAATGTAGCTAGTTTTTTAACCAAAAACTTAGGCATAAATTGGCAAATGGGTGCCGAGTGGTTTGAGTCTTTATTAATAGATTATGATGTGTGTAGCAACTGGGGCAATTGGAATTATACAGCAGGTATTGGTAATGATGCTAGGGGGTTTCGTTATTTCAACATCCCAAAACAGTCGAAGGATTATGATTATCAAGGAGATTATTTGCGTCACTGGTTGCCAGAAATTTCAGTTATTCGAGGGGAGAAAATTCATGAGCCTTGGAAATTATCATCACAAGAACAGAAACAGTTTAATATACAGTTAGGAGTTAATTATCCCCGTCCGATGGTAGATTTTTTTAAGTCTATCAAACATAATGAACAAATTTACCTCAGTCATAGTTAA
- a CDS encoding response regulator produces the protein MSTVLIVEDDPINLKVFAKILSKRGGFQVKGTENVEEVIAIAKSGEAKVILMDVSLANSYYQGQAVDGIKITQILKADDETKHIPIILVTAHAMQGDKENFLTESGANGYISKPVVDHQGFIDTVKEIMSNE, from the coding sequence ATGAGTACGGTTTTAATTGTAGAAGATGATCCTATCAATCTGAAGGTTTTCGCTAAAATTCTCTCGAAAAGAGGAGGATTTCAAGTTAAAGGTACAGAAAATGTTGAGGAAGTAATTGCGATCGCAAAATCAGGAGAGGCTAAAGTAATTTTAATGGATGTTTCTTTAGCTAATAGTTATTATCAAGGACAAGCAGTTGATGGGATCAAAATTACTCAAATTCTTAAAGCCGATGATGAAACTAAACATATACCTATTATTCTTGTAACTGCTCATGCTATGCAAGGAGATAAAGAGAATTTTTTGACAGAAAGTGGTGCAAATGGTTATATTTCTAAGCCTGTAGTTGATCATCAAGGTTTTATAGATACAGTCAAAGAAATAATGAGTAATGAGTAG
- a CDS encoding YdcF family protein: MDFLFLSKLLPLFFYPLGLIFLLLIISLILWWKYPRWLPIPVIFACLILFIGSNVWVSNLLVKSLEWQYISPPDKLPNVDAIVVLGGGIKPRIYPRAMIDVADGGDRVIYSAKLYKMGKSPLIIPTGGRISWGGGENLPSEADDMTELLLLLGVPESAIIKEGNSFNTYDNAVNTRQILQKLKINRVLLVTSALHMPRSVKIFEKQNIEVIPAPTDYLVTKKDFQEDTKESKWQDTLLNFFPDSNSLNNTTLAIKEYIGMVVYKLKGWL, translated from the coding sequence ATGGATTTTTTATTTTTATCAAAATTATTACCACTTTTTTTCTATCCTTTAGGATTGATATTTTTACTATTAATTATTAGCTTAATTTTGTGGTGGAAATATCCCCGTTGGCTACCTATTCCTGTCATTTTTGCTTGTTTGATTTTATTTATCGGTAGCAATGTTTGGGTAAGTAATTTACTGGTTAAATCTTTGGAATGGCAATATATTTCCCCCCCTGATAAATTACCTAATGTAGATGCGATCGTAGTATTAGGCGGTGGTATAAAACCTCGTATTTATCCTCGTGCCATGATTGATGTAGCAGATGGAGGCGATCGAGTGATTTATTCGGCTAAACTATATAAAATGGGCAAATCTCCTCTAATTATTCCTACTGGTGGGAGAATTTCTTGGGGTGGAGGAGAAAATTTACCATCAGAAGCTGATGATATGACGGAATTATTGTTACTTTTAGGTGTGCCAGAATCGGCAATAATCAAAGAAGGTAACTCTTTTAATACCTACGATAACGCCGTTAACACCCGTCAAATCTTACAAAAATTAAAGATTAATAGAGTTTTACTCGTTACTTCTGCATTACATATGCCTCGATCTGTGAAAATTTTTGAAAAACAAAATATTGAAGTCATTCCAGCACCTACAGATTATCTTGTCACCAAAAAAGACTTTCAAGAAGATACGAAAGAAAGTAAATGGCAAGATACCCTGCTTAATTTTTTTCCTGATTCCAACTCTTTAAATAACACTACTCTAGCTATAAAAGAATATATCGGTATGGTAGTTTATAAACTCAAAGGATGGTTGTAA